The following proteins are encoded in a genomic region of Flammeovirga pectinis:
- a CDS encoding McrC family protein: MKKVRFTLFEHETLKVGQEKDSVVFTMQHLQALEKFYGDECPYFSLINKGIKCNEHVGVIHVGNIIIEVLPKADRSNSENKWRELLIRMLKMVSSFNVSAPTSSFLSLQSNYILDLYFELYLKEIDLLLHKGLIKKYRRVDNNQKALKGRLQLSKHLQKNIIHKERFYVNHTVYDQEHQIHQILLQALKCIELLNTNPKLNVTSVIFRFPELSDIHVSKYTFEKLNLGRKFKHYETALSIAKLILLNFHPDLSNGQSDVLALMFNMNNLWEKFVFFSLRQRLKNCTVKEQGSKLFWEGGSSHQSFMKPDIIIEKPIDEGIKTFVLDTKWKNLYGGSPSAQDLRQLYVYHQFYDAEKVALVYPGEKDTIEGQFQKEGRECAVIQISYNDNLETFIDNIVEDIEGWL, encoded by the coding sequence CAAGAAAAGGATAGTGTTGTATTTACCATGCAACATCTTCAAGCTTTGGAGAAGTTTTATGGAGATGAATGCCCTTATTTTTCTTTAATCAATAAAGGAATCAAATGTAATGAACATGTAGGAGTTATTCATGTAGGGAATATCATTATTGAAGTTTTACCTAAAGCAGATAGAAGTAATTCTGAAAATAAGTGGAGAGAATTACTTATTAGAATGCTCAAAATGGTAAGTTCCTTTAATGTATCTGCTCCAACATCATCATTTCTATCTTTACAGAGTAATTATATCTTGGATTTATATTTCGAACTTTACCTTAAGGAGATAGATCTATTATTACATAAAGGATTAATCAAGAAATATAGAAGGGTAGATAATAACCAAAAAGCATTAAAGGGAAGGTTACAATTATCAAAGCACTTACAAAAGAATATCATACATAAAGAACGTTTTTATGTCAATCATACTGTCTATGATCAAGAACATCAAATACATCAAATCCTTTTACAAGCTCTTAAGTGTATTGAATTATTAAATACGAACCCTAAATTAAACGTCACATCAGTAATTTTTAGATTCCCTGAGTTAAGTGATATTCATGTTTCAAAATATACTTTTGAAAAACTAAATTTAGGAAGGAAGTTCAAACATTACGAAACAGCTTTATCAATAGCAAAACTCATTTTGTTGAATTTTCATCCAGACCTTAGCAATGGTCAAAGTGATGTATTAGCATTGATGTTTAATATGAACAACCTTTGGGAAAAGTTTGTCTTTTTTTCACTTCGACAAAGATTGAAGAATTGTACTGTAAAAGAACAAGGCAGTAAGTTGTTTTGGGAAGGAGGTAGTAGTCATCAATCTTTTATGAAACCTGATATTATTATTGAAAAGCCAATTGATGAAGGTATAAAGACTTTCGTTTTGGATACAAAATGGAAAAACCTTTATGGTGGTAGTCCAAGTGCTCAAGATCTTCGACAACTTTATGTTTATCATCAGTTCTATGATGCTGAAAAAGTAGCATTAGTATATCCAGGAGAAAAAGATACCATTGAAGGCCAATTTCAAAAAGAAGGAAGGGAATGTGCAGTAATACAAATTAGTTATAATGATAATTTGGAGACTTTTATAGATAATATTGTTGAGGATATTGAGGGGTGGTTGTAA
- a CDS encoding tyrosine-type recombinase/integrase, with translation MATITLFIKNKTAKQSSVSAVLRDGSTRIVLSSGVKIPPKHWNTKKHHIFGVNPNAQELNAQLKVFKDNAFNIYNEAKNKGIQATGEYIREKLKPKEIATTTDKAFWGIFDNYLSIKERKLSISSIKKIKSLKVHLEGFEKKRKVIFDINEIDHVLLESLQEYLYQDAKLNKQTTAKYLGLFKTFLNWCKERKLTTNEDHKLFKLTHQPDTLKPVLIDLDLNKIRSTVLEHEYLQNARQLLLLSTLTGLRYSDYSKINESHIRVSNDGSKYLTIRQTKTNEAIEVPLTLEAEKIIQELLEGKIHSITNQSLNKYVKEVCKLAGIDELFEVHEFKGNFTTSKKVPKYELITTHTGRRTFATNLLLKGVPTNVVMEFTGHKDERSFAKYVNIPKEKTMEMVRKALMN, from the coding sequence ATGGCAACTATTACATTATTTATCAAGAATAAAACAGCAAAGCAATCTAGTGTTAGTGCTGTATTAAGGGATGGTAGTACTAGAATAGTATTATCAAGTGGTGTGAAAATTCCTCCTAAACATTGGAACACAAAGAAACATCATATTTTTGGTGTAAATCCCAATGCACAAGAATTAAACGCTCAATTAAAAGTATTCAAGGATAACGCTTTTAATATTTACAATGAAGCTAAGAACAAAGGAATACAGGCAACGGGTGAATACATTAGAGAGAAGTTAAAACCTAAAGAGATTGCTACGACTACAGATAAAGCCTTTTGGGGTATCTTTGATAATTACTTATCAATTAAAGAGCGTAAACTTTCTATTTCTTCAATTAAGAAAATAAAAAGTCTTAAAGTGCATTTAGAGGGGTTTGAGAAAAAGCGAAAAGTGATTTTTGATATTAATGAAATTGATCATGTATTATTAGAATCATTACAAGAATACCTTTATCAAGATGCAAAGCTAAATAAACAAACTACAGCAAAGTACTTAGGCTTATTCAAGACCTTTCTAAATTGGTGTAAAGAACGTAAACTAACCACTAATGAAGATCATAAGTTATTTAAGCTAACACACCAACCCGACACATTAAAGCCAGTATTGATAGATTTAGACCTAAATAAGATACGATCTACAGTATTAGAACATGAGTATTTACAAAATGCTAGACAATTGTTGTTGTTATCTACATTAACGGGTTTAAGGTATAGTGATTATAGTAAAATTAATGAGTCACACATACGAGTAAGTAATGATGGTAGTAAGTACCTTACTATTCGCCAAACTAAAACTAATGAAGCAATAGAAGTACCTCTTACTTTAGAAGCTGAAAAGATAATACAAGAATTATTAGAGGGTAAGATTCATAGTATTACAAATCAAAGTTTGAATAAGTATGTTAAAGAAGTCTGTAAGTTGGCAGGGATTGACGAACTATTTGAAGTACATGAATTCAAAGGAAACTTTACAACGTCTAAGAAAGTTCCTAAATACGAGCTTATAACCACTCATACGGGACGTAGAACCTTTGCAACAAACTTATTACTCAAAGGAGTACCAACTAATGTTGTAATGGAATTTACGGGGCATAAAGATGAAAGGAGTTTTGCAAAGTATGTGAATATTCCAAAGGAAAAAACAATGGAGATGGTTAGAAAAGCATTAATGAACTAA
- a CDS encoding helix-turn-helix domain-containing protein → MIVNKDTRVSSFNNPFELIDRRLIQIEEVLALMLEEQKARKVKPVNPNKRFTRKEVKELYSISYATIHNLINKGLLESQKIGRKTVFTQGALNNCFDKKKGGAYV, encoded by the coding sequence ATGATAGTAAATAAAGATACAAGGGTTTCTTCTTTTAATAACCCTTTTGAATTAATTGATAGAAGATTGATTCAAATCGAAGAAGTACTTGCTTTAATGTTAGAAGAGCAAAAAGCAAGAAAAGTAAAGCCAGTAAACCCTAACAAAAGGTTTACAAGAAAAGAAGTGAAGGAATTATATTCTATCTCTTATGCAACAATCCATAACCTAATTAACAAAGGGTTGTTAGAATCTCAAAAGATTGGAAGGAAAACAGTATTTACCCAAGGAGCATTAAATAATTGCTTTGATAAAAAGAAAGGAGGTGCTTATGTGTAA
- a CDS encoding T9SS type A sorting domain-containing protein encodes MKRYLFIFTSLLPLLLTACTTLQEELLSFEPVELVKTYDIIVPHNKNHVETLHGWYDQDILVETGGTLKLNGNGGFLPGTKLHVQEGGKLEINTSSLDLSSADVDIQSNPNDCAVEVIRGDNPQIHWPFYDNSRPYSKGCIDNDLDLPVELVSFTTHLVNNTAQLAWVTASESNSKSFEVQRSTDNKNWVTIAEIKAAGNSNVRIDYTYTDKELPNTAIVYYRLNQLDLDGRTEIYGPNAIHLKEVDQEVLVYPNPIAFNKNLNILSTHEGMSVRIYDSSGRTYTEFETELNHATLKMIYGKGMLMVEVQNGKSKSTHKIIVN; translated from the coding sequence ATGAAAAGATACTTATTTATTTTCACCTCTTTACTTCCTTTACTACTCACAGCATGTACTACCCTTCAAGAAGAACTTTTATCTTTTGAACCTGTTGAACTTGTAAAAACATATGACATTATAGTTCCTCATAACAAGAACCATGTAGAAACTCTTCACGGTTGGTACGATCAAGATATTTTGGTTGAAACAGGAGGCACACTTAAATTAAATGGTAACGGAGGTTTTCTTCCTGGTACAAAACTTCATGTGCAAGAAGGTGGTAAATTAGAGATCAATACTTCTTCTTTAGATTTATCTTCTGCAGATGTAGACATACAAAGCAATCCTAATGATTGTGCCGTTGAAGTTATTAGAGGAGATAATCCACAAATACATTGGCCATTTTATGACAATTCAAGACCTTATAGCAAAGGCTGTATTGATAATGACTTAGACCTGCCTGTTGAACTCGTTTCTTTCACAACTCACTTAGTCAACAACACTGCACAATTGGCTTGGGTTACAGCATCTGAAAGTAACAGTAAAAGTTTTGAAGTACAACGTTCAACAGACAATAAAAATTGGGTAACCATAGCAGAAATAAAAGCTGCAGGAAATAGTAATGTAAGGATAGATTACACCTATACCGACAAAGAATTACCAAATACAGCTATTGTATATTACCGTTTAAATCAGCTTGATTTAGATGGTAGAACAGAAATTTATGGTCCAAACGCCATCCACTTAAAAGAAGTAGACCAAGAAGTATTGGTTTATCCCAACCCAATTGCTTTTAATAAAAATTTAAATATTCTCTCTACCCATGAAGGCATGAGTGTTCGAATTTATGATAGCTCAGGCAGAACATATACAGAGTTTGAAACCGAATTAAACCATGCAACTTTAAAAATGATCTATGGTAAAGGTATGTTGATGGTAGAAGTACAAAACGGCAAGAGTAAAAGTACGCACAAAATCATTGTGAATTAA
- a CDS encoding SusD/RagB family nutrient-binding outer membrane lipoprotein — protein MKANKYIIGVALAASMFSCRDKFEEMNKDPWSSDEMDPKYQFTHIQNKPYTDGGESWRTQIIMTGPMSQATGNLYASGESFSTAYKEWAWNNIYKDILKNVTDLESKLPASSAQLGQVEITKVIDMMKVVSMYGDVPYTEAGKGYVEHILYPKYDAQEVALEAMITDLKNGREWVKNGETFTDDFYYRGEAGAWQRLANSMLMKVALYMSEGNPQRAKEVFGEAFNHSAGYISNIAETAKLEHSLNGGAWGQHMNGLGAAMTSQVGGFAYGYMSETSLKSMQSRKDPRLFYVTGVHDYTSSPSTMIIPTADYNPFEMAEGWGESVKPVSLRGTRMGDQDGQIALFAMAEDNDIDGAQIINADYFGRIINGEPVAIPSETPFSAAGDKFTLASLNNMTIMHPLSPTIIMSSDEVNFLIAEAIEKGLIGGNSSQYFEAGMRDAFTKYPTFFPGQDYVQGAIAAYKTTDEGAGFNYDAAKEEYITNEVSAFSASANKLDNIIYQAWVSQIGNGVNTFTLWNRTHLPSFVTPVLDKNEYETIDIPVYTTDPREAVAEGKPVPTPIGVKNIPFHSPGSTSFVRSRRFDYPNNEMSSNATNYQEAVERQRGDAGSSNQFNTVDQWISYKGVYSSSKGIELIKK, from the coding sequence ATGAAAGCAAACAAATATATTATCGGTGTAGCTTTAGCTGCAAGCATGTTTTCTTGTAGAGACAAATTTGAGGAAATGAACAAAGATCCTTGGTCATCAGACGAAATGGATCCGAAGTATCAATTCACGCATATCCAAAATAAACCATATACAGATGGAGGAGAATCTTGGAGAACACAAATTATTATGACTGGACCGATGTCTCAGGCAACAGGTAATTTATATGCTTCTGGAGAGTCGTTCAGTACAGCCTATAAAGAGTGGGCTTGGAACAACATTTATAAAGATATACTAAAAAACGTAACTGATTTAGAATCTAAACTTCCTGCATCTAGCGCTCAACTTGGCCAAGTAGAAATTACAAAAGTGATTGATATGATGAAAGTTGTTTCTATGTACGGAGACGTTCCTTACACAGAAGCTGGCAAAGGATATGTTGAACACATTTTGTACCCTAAATACGATGCACAAGAGGTGGCTCTTGAAGCAATGATCACAGACTTGAAAAATGGTCGTGAATGGGTGAAAAATGGCGAAACATTTACAGACGATTTCTATTACAGAGGCGAAGCTGGTGCATGGCAAAGGTTAGCCAACTCGATGTTAATGAAAGTAGCGTTATACATGTCGGAAGGTAACCCTCAGCGTGCAAAAGAAGTATTTGGTGAAGCATTTAATCACTCGGCTGGATATATTTCTAACATTGCTGAAACAGCAAAATTAGAACACTCGTTAAATGGTGGTGCTTGGGGACAACATATGAATGGATTAGGCGCAGCAATGACGTCTCAAGTAGGTGGTTTTGCGTATGGTTATATGAGTGAAACATCGCTTAAATCAATGCAATCTAGAAAAGACCCTCGTTTATTTTATGTAACCGGAGTACATGATTACACATCATCTCCAAGTACAATGATTATCCCTACGGCAGACTATAATCCTTTTGAAATGGCTGAAGGATGGGGTGAATCTGTAAAGCCTGTTTCTTTAAGAGGAACTAGAATGGGAGATCAAGATGGGCAAATTGCACTATTTGCAATGGCTGAAGATAATGATATTGATGGTGCACAAATTATTAATGCAGACTACTTTGGTAGAATTATTAATGGTGAACCTGTAGCTATTCCGAGTGAGACTCCTTTTTCTGCTGCTGGTGATAAATTCACGTTAGCATCTTTAAACAACATGACAATTATGCACCCTTTGTCTCCTACAATCATTATGAGTTCTGACGAGGTGAATTTCTTGATTGCAGAAGCCATTGAAAAAGGTTTAATTGGTGGTAATTCTTCTCAATATTTTGAAGCAGGAATGCGAGATGCTTTTACAAAGTACCCAACCTTCTTCCCTGGTCAAGATTATGTACAAGGTGCAATTGCAGCTTATAAAACAACTGATGAAGGAGCTGGATTTAATTACGATGCGGCAAAAGAAGAATACATTACCAATGAAGTTTCAGCGTTCTCTGCATCAGCAAATAAATTAGACAATATCATTTACCAAGCATGGGTTTCTCAAATTGGCAATGGTGTGAATACATTTACGCTTTGGAACAGAACACATCTTCCTTCTTTTGTAACACCTGTTTTAGATAAAAACGAGTACGAAACAATCGATATTCCTGTCTACACAACAGACCCAAGAGAGGCCGTTGCAGAAGGAAAACCAGTACCAACGCCAATTGGTGTTAAAAATATTCCTTTCCACTCTCCAGGTAGTACATCTTTTGTTCGTTCAAGAAGATTCGACTATCCTAATAACGAGATGTCGTCGAATGCAACAAACTACCAAGAAGCTGTAGAAAGACAACGTGGCGATGCTGGTTCTTCTAATCAGTTTAACACCGTAGATCAATGGATTTCTTACAAAGGTGTTTACTCTAGTTCAAAAGGTATTGAGTTAATTAAAAAATAA
- a CDS encoding SusC/RagA family TonB-linked outer membrane protein: MYKFLRAIVSILIVLSTTCTVYAQEQTINGVIKDSMTGEALIGASVKIKGTTNGSITDFDGKFKLSASPTAELQISYIGYETLEINVNNRNTIEIKLASDATEMQELVVVGLGVERDERSLGYAVQSVNGEELGAITGSSNVMNNLSGKVAGVQINQVGGSPGSSSNVVIRGNAMLDGSNQPLYVIDGIPMNNSNIANANDADNGGIDTGDGMSGVNAEDIESMSVLKGPAATAIYGSRGINGVIMITTKSGKGGQKGLGVDFSHTSSVSTLGITPDNQETYAHGTNGSFASDPQRDYGMWGPKVTPGMTTNAYYDGKERTVQFYDNYDEFFKPSYTATTNVSLTKVTDESSVRFSYSNMSNNGNVDNQSYERNTFTLRGTSDLSDKLHLDARMNYIKEDALNRPSMGNSVNNYMGYMNSIPNTYDVNWMKDYKDEDGRPVGYNTINENPYWTMYETSFEDSKDRFMGMASLTYDFTDHLKIQGRAGTDYTSWRAEVLDPLYTPWYESGRAYERTQLDREDNFDGLITYSNRFGKWDVVGNFGASYMHIERKYTDTGSSNFSDPLQQNPMSGSDRFATYDTYQKAIGSVYATASIGYDGYLFLDVSGRNDWSSTLPLDNNSYFYPSISGSWVFSDMDWDTPDWLTFGKVRASWAKVGSDTDPYMLQQYYQIDGQSQDGLQTGNIYGNTINNSDLKPSMQTSYEIGMNLRMFDDRINLDMAYYNSSSVDQIMKVRIPESSGYEDAIINAGEIINKGVEISLGYNVIRKKDLNWHTQVNFAYNYNEVVSLSEGVDQYLVGEGPVNIVAAPGQSYGTIMGTAYKRDDSGNIIVNEDGIPQVQDGYQQIGNGVQPFMVGWVNRFQYKNITFGMVIDAKFGGDIYSSTNANMYSNGKHQDTADGRNTMHETGVYNPGNLVYENGESFNGFTNDQDLQNYYQATAGVDEQHVYDASYIRISEISIGYTFPKTMVANAKMQNLQLSFVASNLGYLWKSTENIDPAASFSYGNAQGMEVGSYPLPRTFGLKLNAKF; the protein is encoded by the coding sequence ATGTATAAATTCTTACGAGCTATTGTTAGTATACTTATCGTACTATCAACAACGTGCACAGTCTATGCACAAGAGCAAACTATTAACGGAGTTATAAAAGACTCTATGACAGGAGAAGCCTTAATTGGTGCTTCTGTAAAAATTAAAGGAACAACGAATGGATCAATTACTGATTTCGATGGTAAATTTAAATTATCAGCGTCTCCTACTGCTGAACTTCAAATTTCTTACATTGGTTACGAAACTTTAGAAATTAATGTAAACAACCGCAATACAATCGAAATTAAACTTGCTTCTGATGCAACTGAAATGCAAGAACTTGTTGTTGTAGGTTTGGGTGTAGAACGTGACGAGAGATCATTGGGCTATGCAGTACAATCTGTAAATGGCGAAGAACTCGGTGCTATCACTGGTTCTTCTAACGTAATGAATAACCTTAGCGGTAAAGTTGCAGGTGTTCAGATTAATCAAGTGGGTGGTTCTCCTGGATCATCTTCTAATGTTGTTATTCGTGGTAATGCTATGTTAGACGGTTCTAACCAGCCGTTATATGTAATTGACGGTATACCAATGAATAACAGTAACATTGCCAACGCGAATGACGCCGACAATGGTGGTATAGATACTGGTGACGGAATGTCTGGCGTAAATGCTGAAGATATAGAAAGTATGTCGGTACTTAAAGGACCTGCTGCTACAGCAATTTATGGTTCTAGAGGTATTAACGGTGTGATCATGATTACTACAAAAAGTGGTAAAGGTGGCCAAAAAGGATTAGGTGTAGATTTTTCTCATACCTCTTCTGTAAGTACTTTAGGGATCACTCCTGATAACCAAGAAACTTACGCACATGGTACTAATGGAAGTTTTGCTTCTGATCCTCAAAGAGATTACGGGATGTGGGGACCAAAAGTAACACCTGGTATGACAACTAATGCATATTATGATGGAAAAGAAAGAACAGTTCAATTCTATGATAACTATGATGAATTTTTTAAACCTTCTTACACAGCAACAACAAACGTTTCTTTAACTAAAGTAACTGATGAAAGTTCTGTCCGTTTCTCTTATTCGAACATGTCTAACAACGGTAATGTAGACAACCAAAGTTATGAAAGAAACACTTTTACATTAAGAGGTACGTCTGATTTATCAGACAAATTACACCTTGATGCTAGAATGAACTACATTAAAGAAGATGCCTTAAACAGACCTTCTATGGGTAATAGTGTCAACAACTACATGGGTTACATGAACTCGATTCCTAACACATACGATGTAAATTGGATGAAAGATTACAAAGATGAAGACGGAAGACCTGTTGGCTATAACACTATAAATGAAAACCCGTATTGGACGATGTACGAAACTAGTTTCGAAGATTCGAAAGATAGGTTTATGGGGATGGCATCTTTAACTTATGATTTTACAGATCATTTAAAAATACAAGGTAGAGCAGGTACAGATTACACCTCTTGGAGAGCAGAAGTTTTAGACCCATTATATACTCCTTGGTACGAGTCTGGTAGAGCTTATGAAAGAACACAATTAGATAGAGAAGATAACTTTGATGGGTTAATCACTTACTCTAATCGTTTCGGAAAATGGGATGTTGTAGGTAACTTTGGTGCTTCTTATATGCACATCGAAAGAAAGTACACAGATACAGGTTCTTCAAACTTCTCAGATCCATTGCAACAAAATCCAATGTCTGGCTCAGATAGATTTGCTACTTATGATACTTATCAAAAAGCAATTGGTTCTGTATATGCAACGGCTTCTATTGGTTACGATGGCTATTTATTCTTAGATGTTTCTGGTCGTAATGACTGGTCTTCAACACTTCCTTTAGATAATAATTCTTACTTCTACCCTTCTATTAGTGGTTCTTGGGTATTCTCTGATATGGATTGGGATACACCAGACTGGTTGACATTTGGTAAAGTAAGAGCATCTTGGGCAAAAGTAGGTTCTGATACAGATCCCTATATGTTACAACAGTATTATCAAATTGATGGACAATCGCAAGATGGACTACAGACAGGTAATATTTATGGCAATACAATCAACAACAGTGATTTAAAACCATCTATGCAAACATCTTACGAGATTGGTATGAACTTAAGAATGTTTGATGATAGAATTAACCTTGACATGGCCTACTACAACTCTAGTTCTGTAGACCAAATTATGAAAGTAAGAATTCCTGAATCTTCTGGTTATGAAGATGCAATTATTAATGCAGGTGAGATTATAAATAAGGGTGTTGAAATTTCTTTAGGTTACAACGTGATTAGAAAGAAAGATTTAAACTGGCATACACAAGTTAACTTTGCTTACAACTACAACGAAGTAGTTTCTTTATCAGAAGGTGTTGACCAATACTTAGTAGGCGAAGGTCCTGTAAATATTGTGGCTGCTCCGGGACAATCTTATGGTACTATTATGGGTACTGCTTACAAAAGAGATGACAGTGGCAATATTATCGTAAACGAAGATGGCATTCCTCAAGTACAAGATGGTTACCAACAAATTGGTAATGGTGTACAACCTTTTATGGTAGGTTGGGTGAACCGTTTCCAATACAAAAACATTACGTTCGGGATGGTAATCGATGCTAAATTTGGCGGAGACATCTACTCTTCTACAAATGCAAATATGTACTCAAACGGTAAACATCAAGATACTGCAGATGGTAGAAATACTATGCACGAAACAGGTGTATACAACCCTGGCAACTTAGTTTACGAAAATGGAGAATCATTTAACGGGTTTACTAACGATCAGGATTTACAAAACTACTACCAAGCAACTGCAGGTGTAGATGAGCAACATGTTTATGATGCTTCTTACATTAGAATTAGTGAAATCTCTATTGGCTACACTTTCCCTAAAACAATGGTTGCGAATGCAAAAATGCAAAACCTTCAACTTTCGTTTGTGGCCTCTAACTTAGGTTACCTATGGAAAAGTACTGAAAACATAGACCCTGCCGCTAGTTTCTCTTACGGAAATGCACAAGGTATGGAAGTGGGTTCTTACCCTCTACCAAGAACTTTCGGTTTAAAGCTTAATGCTAAATTTTAA